The Oncorhynchus tshawytscha isolate Ot180627B linkage group LG20, Otsh_v2.0, whole genome shotgun sequence genome has a window encoding:
- the LOC112219713 gene encoding growth arrest-specific protein 1 — protein MASFAGFIKWTGRSTLYLCCAFVLFGCLCIASPTHGRRLICWQAIMKCHGESECHYAYDQYLYACAPVINGDRKKCPSHCISSLIQLNLTETGPSLEDCDCASDPVCRSTKRAIEPCLPRTSNMGCTEARRQCERDSQCSSAMRDYLFHCRKLFGGERCSDDCRRVIANMRNIPKAQQLDTCVCDGTERTICEYVKVSMKNFCFDSMDRYAGSGLSDSEDDSEDDYDEMEDYIYVENKSFSSRSACRGVVWTASVATILVLMNLI, from the coding sequence ATGGCAAGTTTTGCCGGGTTTATAAAGTGGACTGGGAGATCAACTTTGTATTTATGCTGCGCGTTTGTCCTGTTCGGCTGTCTCTGCATCGCGTCCCCTACTCATGGTCGTCGGCTCATCTGTTGGCAAGCCATCATGAAGTGTCATGGAGAGTCTGAGTGCCACTACGCATATGACCAATACCTTTACGCCTGTGCGCCTGTTATCAACGGGGATAGGAAGAAGTGTCCCAGCCACTGCATCTCGTCCCTTATCCAGCTGAATCTAACCGAGACCGGCCCGTCTCTGGAGGACTGTGACTGCGCCTCGGACCCCGTCTGCCGGAGCACCAAACGCGCCATAGAGCCGTGCCTGCCTCGGACAAGTAACATGGGCTGCACCGAAGCCCGGCGGCAATGCGAGAGAGACTCCCAATGCAGTTCGGCGATGCGCGACTATTTGTTTCACTGCCGTAAACTTTTCGGAGGGGAGCGATGTTCGGACGACTGCAGGAGGGTGATTGCCAACATGCGCAATATACCCAAAGCACAACAACTTGATACTTGTGTTTGTGATGGCACAGAGAGGACCATATGCGAGTACGTCAAAGTTAGTATGAAAAACTTTTGCTTTGACTCTATGGACAGATACGCGGGCAGCGGGTTGTCTGATTCAGAGGACGACTCTGAAGATGATTATGACGAGATGGAGGATTATATATATGTGGAAAACAAAAGTTTTTCATCCAGATCCGCCTGTCGGGGTGTTGTATGGACTGCCTCTGTGGCCACCATTTTGGTTCTAATGAATCTTATCTGA